The DNA segment AGAAACATAGATACCCaaggttcaaacacaggtcctaTGTGATCAGGTAGGTCACATGATCCAGCTAAATGTCatgtaaacacaataaaactacTTCCTCACTGGTGCTCTTTCCTAATCTGTTTAAATTTACTTTTCAGTATCAGGTAAGTCTGAAAATATTTGTGTCCTTTAGAAAAGCAGAGTTTAAAGATGTGTTATTTTTTTGCTCAACATGAGCTTTTTGGTCATTTTGTTATGTATTTTGTAAATCCAGAATCTTCTCAAATACAGTTTTTTTTGAGGATTTTCTTCATCTCAGAACTGTGGTCTGCTGACGTCATATAAGCAGACCCCGGTTAACTTAAATACTGTCTATACATATTTCCAGTAGCATTAGCTGTGTAGCATTAAAGTGACGCAGCTTCTTGTCAATCGTGTTTTTTCGGGTTATGTTGGCGTGTTTGGACCCATTCAGGATTATCAATCAGTTTGTTGGGTTGTGAGTGCAATAAACAGATTACCCGAGCAGCGATCTTGTAGTCGAGTTTAATCTGTGGAATGCAGCACAGAAAGAGACGGTGGGTGAGAACAAAGCTTTGCATTCAGCGGTTTGAGCGCAACATCGGTGGGAAAAATATAAAGGAAACGAGTTGTGTCCCAGAGAAGAGTTCATAGTGACAAGAGGAATTAGACCAACATGTGTGATCACAAAGTGATCTGTAGTCTGATATGAATCTGATCTCTTACCTTTCCTGTGTGGAGAAGCAGGACTCTGtggcagctgaagcagaagtgAACTCAGTGGTGCTGACAGGCCCTTAAATAGGGTGTTTTTACTTTTGGTTTCTAAATGCCGGGAAATATATGGGCAGGATTTGTGAGGGGGACAACCATTCCAGGCAtgtacacacatgtgtgtgtgtgtgcatgcttgtgaACTCTATGTCCAACTGCATTctcctgtctttcctgtttttcttctacaCTCCATGGTACAGCTTGAAGCACTCAAGGTGCAGTGGTATTTTGCATTTCTCACATGCATAGGTTGTGCGTTTCTCACAATGGCGACATCTCTGGAACCGGTGCATCGTGTTAAGCCAGTGGGAGGATTTGTCGTATCTTGCCTGATTTTCAACGGTAGCACTCAAAAGAGATCTCCTTCCATGGCTCAGTGGTTTCGTTCCAAACCTTTGCAGAAGAGACTGTGAGACTATCCTTGAGAAGGTGAGCAGGTCGATGGTCCCTCCAATAACATCTCTGTAAAAGAGATGGCCATTTACAAGAGCACTGTTGATAGACCATGCAAAGATGGGCCACCACCACTTCTTTGACCTGATTGCGATATGGTATCGTGAAACCTGTAGGTCGTGAAGGTCTACACCACCCATGTGCTCATTGTATCGGCTGATGCATTTTGGCTGTTGGACGTTGTCAAAGGCACGTCGATGCCTGTTCCATCTCTTGACAGAGGTCTCAGTGTatttttcctccatgtttgttgcCACTGTGACAATGTTGTTGTCTTTCCAACGgaccagcagcttctctccttGGCACAGAACCTCAGAGGTTCCCCTGGGTAACTTCATGAAGGCATTCCGTGGTGTGAATGGGACATCAAACAGGCGGTTCTGCCTCATGGTTCCAGAGCTCCCATACCCTCTTTTTGTCATCTCATCCATGAGTGAAAGAGTGGCAAAGAGGTTGTCATGGAAGAACTTGCAACCTTGAGGCACCTGAGCTTGCTCTGCCAAACCTATGATAACACTGGgtccctgacccaaccctgtctctgggaggagagtgtgtgatcCACAATATGGCTCCATGTGGTACATGTATCCACTGGATGAGGCGAGGCTCCATACCTTGTAACCAAAGCTAATTGGTTTGCCTTTGATGAACTGTTTACATCCATGTCGGCCGTAGTATGGGATCATGCTCTCATCCACTGACAGCCATTCATGAAATGGCATGATTTTGTATGAGTGATTGAGCTCAGAGAAGATGGGTCGAACCTTAAAAAATGGGTCATCAGTGATCTTGGTGTTGTCAACCACATGAACTGAGGCCATTATATCATCAAAGCGGTTTCTCCGCATTGCACCTGAAATGCTCTCTTTGTGTACATCATTGTCGACTGACCAGTACATGTGTCTTCTTGGGACAGAGCTGTATCCACTTGCAATTAGGATCCCATagaacaggggtcggcaacccaaaatgttaaaagagccatattggaccaaaaaaacaagaaacaaatctgtctggagccgcaaaaaattcaaagccttataatgaaggcaacacatgctgtaagtgtctatattagctgtattagcctactttccaaatgattagtggg comes from the Takifugu rubripes chromosome 7, fTakRub1.2, whole genome shotgun sequence genome and includes:
- the LOC115250343 gene encoding piggyBac transposable element-derived protein 3-like, with translation MRRNRFDDIMASVHVVDNTKITDDPFFKVRPIFSELNHSYKIMPFHEWLSVDESMIPYYGRHGCKQFIKGKPISFGYKVWSLASSSGYMYHMEPYCGSHTLLPETGLGQGPSVIIGLAEQAQVPQGCKFFHDNLFATLSLMDEMTKRGYGSSGTMRQNRLFDVPFTPRNAFMKLPRGTSEVLCQGEKLLVRWKDNNIVTVATNMEEKYTETSVKRWNRHRRAFDNVQQPKCISRYNEHMGGVDLHDLQVSRYHIAIRSKKWWWPIFAWSINSALVNGHLFYRDVIGGTIDLLTFSRIVSQSLLQRFGTKPLSHGRRSLLSATVENQARYDKSSHWLNTMHRFQRCRHCEKRTTYACEKCKIPLHLECFKLYHGV